tataaactaattttttgaccacaaaaaacttcaaactggtatatctttgacaaacttaccacaaactagtatatttgtgacaaatttagcctatgttagtttctgttaaattttatgGTCAAATTACTTAGTTGAATGTAGACTGTTGTTTTAGTTTGGGATTTAATATATGTTTGTCACAGTTGTAccatttttgtggttttttgtattattaatccaatttcacaaatgatatatttgtcataaatgtattagtttgggatttgtggcgatcgaataaattaatttaaggtaaatttgttacaaatgtacaagtttggagttttttgtgatcacttgagataaatttatcacaaatgtatcaatttagggtttttcatggttaaaaaattcgtttgaaataaaattgtgataggtattctagtttggggtttttaagagtattaatcatttttcttattcatCGGACTAAGCCAGGCTATCAATTCTCTATGTGAAATCAACCATGACTTTCTTTATGGAACGACAAATTAGGTAATGCCTTTAATGGACTCATTAACACATACTAGATATGCTCGAAAATTACGAACTCTCGTGGAGGAAACAACTGCAGAGTGCAAAATTAAGTTTCCCTTTTGATCGGCCTCGTCCTCCAATTTCATCTAAATTCGGAAATTCTACATTTAGTACCCTTTAATTTCAGGAAATGGGGATCGCCCAcaagtcatcaccatcatcttccaTCAATGTCTCAACATGCCACTCTCAAGTCGAGAACGCAAAGTCATGGACAGAAAGGGGTCGTTGGACGCAGAATTCCACGTCCACACCTGCCCCGGACCAACTGTCGTTTCAGTTTTATGGTTTCCGACGAAGGATAGAAGAGATCATGAACATGCTAAGAAAGAAAACCATTCAAGAAAGCGCAACTTAGGATGTAGCCTTTTGTCGAAACTGTATACTGGGCAGACAACATCTCCACGTTTTAAGAGGGCAACCAGTGAAGTTATTGTCCAATTATATCAACGTGGTATCTCTGATAAAAAGATATGAGCATCTAGGAAAGCTAGTTTGCGTGCAATCCAACTTCATTCCAGTAATAAAGAAACTGTCTCTACTTAGAGATCTTTTATGTGTTGACGAATAAATCATACAGGATATGCAAAAACTCAATGGCCATTCTCGCATATTCCCAAAGAGAGCCCACGCCACAGCTGTTTGCGTAGCGGATTATGATATCCCCAAGCTCCCGCCGCCGCATCACAGCCGTCCACGAGTCCCCTTGCGTCCCGCGGCGAATCACCAATGGTCCAGATGCGACTGTTTCCCCTAAGGTAGGAAACCCCATGCAGGAGGAGGTGATCCCTTTCTCTAGTCGTCACCCCAAAATCGatctcgatcgatcgatcgattaGGTCAGAAAATTCAATCGAAGTTGATTCGCGAGCTTGGACATGGCTGGAGGCAAGAGGAGATTGAATTCGAGGAGaaacggcggcggtggcagcggcaCCGACGGCAGTGGCAGCTTCAACCAGAGCAGCAGCGAGTCCGGTGGCGATGGGTGCGGcggaagaagatggaggggaGGAGGATTCGACGCCTCAACATCGATCAGAGCCGGCCTCTCCGTCGAAGGGGGCGTCTTGTCGAACTGGCATTACTCAACATCTTGTCAAGACCTCGTCTTTGGCCCCTCGACGAGGTCCATTTCTTTCGGTTTTGCTCGTGCTTTCCTTCGATAAAAATGAGTCCATATAAATACATTACAAACATCAAGTGAAGGTTGAAGGTAGAGAACTCGTTAGACATGATGATCAAGCATGTTCGTTTGATGAAACTTCAGCTTTACTTGAGTGCAATTGTCATCCATCCATTAGGGCATTGAGAAAATGGCATGGATGATGAACATTATGACTTAGTTACAAATATCGAGGCAAGGTAGATAGTTGCAAAAATATGTCTTGATTTTGAGCTGTTATGTGATCTAACCTAATTGGAtaagaaagaaatccaaaagtCTTTCTGTGAATGGCGTATATATTggagaatttcttttatttggtggGATGTATTCATGATTACATCTAAACCTTCAAATGTAAAAGTTTTGAGAGGATGTTGCTTGGATGTTGGGTAAGAAAAAGATACAAGTTCAATTTGGGAGGTTTGGGCGTGTAGACTCCGGCTTGTTAAACATtgatggagaaatttttttgttgacaGTTGTCAAGGGCCCCAGTAGCAAATACAGTGAACTCTTACGATCAAATTTTCCGCGGACTTTAATTGCCTACTTGGGATTTTCTTATTGGTTGTACAAAAGAAAGCGCGTGGGTTCAGGAAGTggttagagaaaagaaaataaattaaaagcaagcttttgctttcttgggtTTCCTTTACTAAAGAAGCCAAATAGGGGGTTCCTTTTGAAATTGAGCCACCGcacaaagaacaaaagaaagaatgtaTGGACGCTCTTGAATTAGCTGTCCAAAGGGTTTGGCTTTAGGCTTAAACACACAGTGATTTGCACTGTGAGCTTTACATCtaattaatttgtttatttgtaaaCACTTTTGAGTTTGGTCttaatctaggtgtgggaaataCTCGAGTGTGTAAGCAATTATAACTCTAATTCTCTGATTACATTGAATTATTTATCGCCGGCTCTCCCAACGGGTAGGTACCAATATTTGGACCGAATCACATAAATATTTGGTATCTTTGTTGTTCCCCGTCTATTTCTTCAATGTTTTTGCGTTGTTTTAATAGCAAGATCTTGTCAATTTTCGCTTTACTTTTACAACATGTCTACTTTTGAGATGCCTCTAGTCAAGATCACTTTTTGCCGAAAGTTCCAAGTAAATCACAAGGCTTGTGCTTTACTTTGGATAGAGATTGAATTAGTCATATAAATGAAAATGGTTGACTAGGCTAGGTTAGACTAACCGCGTGGAAAAATTATGCCAATAGAGACTATTGGAAAATTCTCCGCCAACGAAATCTGGCCATTGCGTAACATACATTCCCTGCTTGGCACACTAATTAACCTTGTCACCAAAAGTGGCTGAGCTACATTCATCTTTAAAGATgaccaagactttggccatgacCACAAGTTTCACACTCAAGCAGAGGCGCTGCTCAACTCTTATAAAATTGCTCTAACTTGCAAAAAAGATGTTAACTCCAGAGTGTGATCCATATAAAGTTTGGCCACTCAAATTTGCAGTCATGAAAAGGAAGCACTGTGGGCGTTTGTGGTGATTTGGGGTATTGCATGTTTATGTGGCTCTCATGGGTGTCGGGAGCAAGAAAGGGTTGCCCTCTTAGCGCTCAATGCCACATTGGATCTAACATATATGGTGGACGCCAAGGGATCATATTTTAACTGTTGCAGCTGGTTAGGTGTTGAGTGCAACCTCACCACAGGATGAATCACTCAGCTAAAGTTCTTTGGTTCGAGTTATCACTGTTTCGGCTCCAAAACTTGGTACCTAAATGCTTCTCTACTTCTTCCCTTTGAAGAACTCAAGAGCCTCGACTTGTCTTTCAACTATTTAGGAGGGTGGATTGCACCAGAAGGTATAAATTCGGCGTTCGTccatttcctataaaaaaaaagagataatcaTTATATAATGATCTCATAAGTTAATCACATCTAGGTTCTTACTCACTTCCTACATCATAGATGATTATGTCCACGTCATCATTTATTCACGAGTCTACGACGTATTTCCCCTTGAAATGGCAATATCTATTTGCACGTGTCGCTGAATGGATTTCTGCAGCTTTTACTGCTTTTTATTGTTTGTTTGCAGAACCACACTTGCTATCTTCAAGGCGGAGCAAACTAGAGGTGCTTGACTTGAGAGGGAACTTTATGGATCATTATATTCTATCCATTCTCGATACAATTCCATCTCTCCAACATCTGATCCTCAGAAAAAGTAATTTGAGTGGGACTTTACATGTGGATGGTAAATTTCTCCAACTTATTCTCTGCTTATAATTCAGTATAAAATCGCAATCCTTGACTTGAGTTAACattatttgtggaaaaattaGGTGCTTTTAGTAATTTGATGGAGTTGGATATGAGTTATAACGCAATTGATGCAGTGGCTATTGCTGAAGGTACCGTTTCAGTTTTCATGTAGGAACCTCATTTTTATTCGTAAGTTAAACTAAGTAGCTTGTGATTCATGTAGGCAGGCTCTTTGATACCTATACGTGTGCGTCATATTAAGAATAAAGAAGTCATATATTGCAACCCCCTTCTCTTTCCATATAGAAATGTTACTGATTCAAAAGATTCCTATCCCAAGGCATATGTATGGGTGCCTTCATTTTTTACTCTAGATAATTCTATTTTACCCATTCATGGTACAATTTCGACTCTTAGGTGTCCATGCTTCAAACCAACATTTGAATGGGACTTCACATGTGAATGATAGTTTCTTCAGCTTATTCTTTGTTCATAATTCCATACAAAATCACCATCCTTGACTTGAGTTAGCAATGCTTGTGGATAAATTAGGTGGTTTCAATAATTTAAAGGAGTTGGGCAGAAGTGGTAATCCAGTCAATGTAGCGGCTATTGCTGAAGGTATTATTTCAGTTTTCATGTAGAATCCTCGTTTGTATTCATAAATTAAACTAACTCGACTATGATTCATGCATGCTCTTTAATACCTTTACATGTGCTTCATATTAAGAATATAGAAGCCATCCCTTCTCTTTCCATATAGAAATGTTGCTGATTTAAAAGATTCCTATTCCTAGACATCCGCATGGgtgttttcattattttctctagATAATTCTATTCAACCTGTTCGTGGTACAATTTCGACTCTTATGTGTCTATTCTCCAAAACAACATTTGAATGGGACTTCAAATGTGAATGATAGATTCTCCGACTTATTCTATGTTCATAATTCCGGACAAAATCGCCATCCTTGACTTGAGTTAGCAAGGTTCATGGATAAATTAGGTTGTTTCAATCATTTAAAGGAGCTAGACATAAGTTGTAATGCAGTCAATGCAGCAGCTACTGTTAAAGGTATTGTTTCAGTTTTCATGCAGTATCTCTCATAGCTTTACATGTGCGTCATATTGAGAATATAGAAGTCATAAATTAGGACCCCCTTCTCTTTCCATATAGAAATGCTGCCTGATTCAAAAGATTCCTGTCGTGAAGTATTCGCATGGGTGCTTTCACAACTTTATTGGCAAGCaagttattttcttggaattttaCTGGTAGGCATAAAAAACTTGAGCCACTTAGAGAACCTCTACCTGGATGATGTCCACTTGAAGGATGTGGGGACCATCGTGCGAGCATTAGGGGCACTATCATCCCTCAAGATCCTTTCTCTCCAAGATAATACACTAGAAGGAACGATTACTACTCAAGGTTAGTCAAACCCGTTAGTAAATGTATACTCATAATAACGCTCCATTCGTTTTgtggaaaacaatttctaagaaaatattttccagattttctctCGTTTAGGTTACGAAAAACAAATaagtgaaggaaaatattttcctacaatGGAAACGGCATTttcaaaagtggggaaaatgAGAATCattttccattctctttctttcaccaaaacCTATTTTCCTCCATGCtatctttttaattgtttttcttttctcaaattttaaaaataaaatatttaacttcttcctttctttctttctttcttttttttttccttcttattatatttctttcttcctcatttGATCGCCGACTATGATGACTGCCAACGACTGACCATAGGCGAAGGACAAGCTCGCCAAAGGCCGAGGCTTCACCATTCTAACAAGGCTCGAGCTCGTCTACCTCGGGCAATCTTGATGTCACTTGTGGATGGTGATGAAccggaaaagaaggaaaaaaaaaaagaaaaataaaaagatatttttgaaAGGAGTACACggatgaaaatcaaattggattTTCCATACcaaatggtggaaaatattttctagttcattttcagattttagcctaatatcagaaaatattgtcatttttcttaaaaaatgacttcttggaaaacatttttgagaaaAGTAATATTTTCTGCGAAACAAACATAGCCTaagtttttattaaaatattccaTTCACTCATGATATTTCTATgccatttcttgattatgtCTATGTAAGGAAATCTGATGTTCaataatcttttgttttttgggaaGATTTCCATAACTTCAGTAAGTTGGAACAGCTCATCTTGGATCATTCTTCGTTGAACACCACCATGGGAATCCTTTACAGCCTTGGTCCTTTGACATCTCTTAGATTGTTGTCCTCATACAACACCGGTCTTAATGACAAACTATCAGATCAGAGTAAGTCCTAATCCCTCAGTGTAAAACTTGGACATAAAATGAATCCTTCATGTGCGTGTATGTCCTTGTTATATGTTTCGATATCTACCATTGTAATTGAATTGACTTGTGATATCAATAACAGGCTTGTGTAACCTCGTAAAACTAAAAGAGCTGGATCTTAGCAGTAACAGAATTACTGGTGAGCTTCCTACATGCTGGTGAAACATGACATCTATTCGGGTTCTATTTCTTGAAGACAATGAATTCACTGATAATGTCGCCTCATTACCTCACTCGAATTGCTCTCCATTTCGGGTAATTATTTTGATATCCCCTCATCACTCAGCCCACTTGCAAACTATTCAAGACTTAAGGTCCTCTTGCTTGATGACAACAACCTAACAATTGATTCCAAAGTTGTGTCTTTGATCCCAAGGTTccaattgacaatttttagaATGTCAAATAGTCTATCGAAAGGATTCAAAGTGACTTCTCTTGgctttctcaatcatcaatatGACCTGAGAACCATTGATCTCTCCTCAAATGACATTCTGGGTCCCTTTCTAGCTTGGTTGTTGGAAAACAACACTAAGTTGGAAAACCTTTTTATGGCAAATAACTTATTTGCAATAGTTGAGGTTCCATTGATGACCCTTCGTAATCTTTCGATGATGGACATGTCCAACAACGACATGAGAGGAGAGCTCACGACtgaattttgtttaaatttcccAAATCTGTCCAACCTTAATCTATCAGCCAACAAATTAGAAGGGAATATTCCATATGAACTGGTTTGTATAAAATCCCTATATTCCTTAAACCTTTCCCACAACAATTTCTCCGAGGGACTACCTATCCAGTTACTAGATAGCAACTTATCATTGCGTAGACTCAACGTAGCATATAACAACTTGCAACGAGGAATCGTGTTTTCCGACGACACCAAGAACCTAAATTTGTCAGACCTACACTTAGAGTGTAACATGTTCATTGGATCTCTCTTTACTCATAAATCTGTTCCGATTGGACGTTAGCAACAACTTTTTCATTGGTAAGCTTCCTAGAGTGATTGCAAACATGTCAAGGCTTGCGCTCCTTGACTTGTCCAAAAATAAGCTAAATGGCCTCATCCCTCAAGGACTCTTTAATCATCCTCGTCTCGAGTATTTGGCTTTGTCTGACAACAATCTCTCTGGTTCATTACCATCATCTTTCATAGGACCGGAGTTGACACATATCCATCTGAATGGGAACAAATTGAATGGTTCAATCGTGCATCTGCTCCCTAACAGCTCCAATTTGGTGACCTtggatttgagtgaaaatgagttCTTTGGAAGCATACCCTATTGGCTAGGTAACCTCTCTCAATTAAGCATTCTTTTACTGAGAGGTAATCGCTTCTATGGAACATTTCCCAAGCAATCGTGTAGATTGAAAAGCTTAAGTGTGATCGATCTTTCTAAAAACAATCTGTTTGGTCCATTACCTATTTGCTTGGGACCCATAAATTTCTCCTCTACAGGATATGCTGATAAGGTAGCTTCAACATGGTTATCATATATAGAATCGCCATCTATTCCTTATGTGAGCACAATTAGAAGCCATACCAGGTACGACCATGATAGATTTCTAGTAAAGGAAGCATGGCAAATTCCACATATTGTTGGGTTCACGGCAAAAAGAAGATTTTATGCTTATAAAGGCTACGCACTCCTTAACATGGTAGGACTAGATTTTTCTTGCAACCAATTTAGCGGGGAGATCCCACCAGAGATTGCAATCTCACAGGACATGATTGTGTTGAATCTGTCACACAACAAGCTTACAGGACATATACCGATGTCATTGTCGAACCTCACACAGATAGAGAGCATTGACCTTTCCTACAACAACTTGACTAGTTCTATCCCTGAAGAGCTCACTCGGTTGAATTTTATGGGAGTCTTCAATGTGTCTTACAACAACTTGTCAGGAGCCATACCAAACAAAAATCAGTTTGGGTCATTTGATGAAAGCAGTTACTACGGAAACCATCTTCTGTGTGGTTTGCTGTTGAGTAATGATTGTTCGACAACCATTAATGTTAATTGCTCGGCAACAAAATCACATGGGAAAGCTAAAGAAGATGGTTTCATAGATGGAGAGACATTCTATATCAGCTTCGGAATGTCATACATGACGGTTTTACTAGTAATTCCGATTGTTCTGTTCATCAACCCCTAATGGCAGCAAGGATGGTTTCATTATGTGGAATTGGTTATCACCACATGTCGGAGCTTGTTCATCACATGCTGCTATTTTGTGCAGGATGGTTTTCGAAAATTGTCCAGTGGCCGAACAATTTAGGTTCTCTCGTTATGCATTTCTAGGTAATGGTAGGATTGGGTTTTTTCCTGTTACTTGTTATTGTCATTGATCAACATTACGTTAATGTAAGTTTTCACCTTCACAACTGAATAAAGTCTTGTTCTAATTTCCTTGAAGACAATACATGGTGTGATCCTTTGCTCTTTTGAGAAGGTGGTTTTTATGTAGTTGCTAGCTCATCTCTATTTGGTTAGGTGATCATGCTACTAGTGATAAAAAACAATACTAGAAAAACACAACTGTCTCTTCTCACCGTTGTTATTTTTGCCATAGCACATTTGCTTTCATTTCCgaatgaaaattttcatctaCGTATATCACTCGGTCCATTCGCTGATCTCAGTCTCTCACTCGTGTTGATCTGGGTTAGTTAAATTCTTTTACAGGATGGTTTGCATCCAGTATCGACGTTCGGAGATacaaatggagaaaataaaatggaattttctcaGCCCTTCATTCTGTGTGGTTCAAAGGACAGCCAAATTGTTGCTTATGTAGATGAAGGGCCATCGTCAGTGGATCAAGCAAATATCAGTTATGAGTATCATTCAGATTTTGTTCTGGGTGATAGCTCACACAGAGGATTGGGTTATTGTAATGAATACGATGCAGCTCCAACGGGAATCGAAGCATCATCAgggaaaatggaaaatcaagAAGAGTCACAGAGTGGCATGTCATCGCCTGAGCAGGAAGTGGATTATCGTGAGAGCTTTGACTCTGGAGCAGCTGAAAAGGGGGCTCAGCTTTTGTCATAGGATACATCCACGAAGAAAAATTCTGGGTTTGTATCAATTGGGGGATTGAAAATATATACGGAAGATATATCCGATGAGGAAGATGGTGAGGATGATGTTGTGGCATATAGTGATGAGGAAGACTCAGAGTCGGGGTCGGCTGAGCAGGATGGAGCGACAGATTCTTTTGAATGTGATGACTCCGAGGACATGTCTGATAGTGGTTCATTGCACCTCCTCCGCCATCGTCCTCCCCCTCTACAGAAGTCGCGCAATAAATAAGGGATTTGGACTTTTAGCTGGGGAGGCGGGACCCTCACCCCACCCGGGTGGGGCCCCAACGCGGGACTGTACACGCGTCAAACTCACAGCAACCCTaccccttcttcttcccctccctCGCACTTGCgagactttttatttttacaatcGTGGGGGGCCCCACCACCCAAGCAAGGGGCCGGGGGGTCTTCCACTTTCGGGAAGAGGGATTAGGCGCGTAATGGAATTCCGGGTAGACACGCACGAGTTCACCACATTTGACCCGTACACTCTCCGAACAATTGTTTTTGGAGTGGGCAGAAATACCGCACTAACGCCTTTTGTTTTATACTTGATGGCTCGGACCGTGAAGACTAGGTTATCTGAAAGTTTTTTGAAATGCCCCGCAAGTCCTATAGACcgattaaatacaaaaaagttgATTGGTGTAGAAGGCTAGTTTGCATGAAAATAGTGGGATCAATGGGTGATTCCCGACTTCTCGAGCTAGAAATCGCTAAGCGCTCCAATCAATTACAACAATCCCAAAGAGCTACAATTATGTGAGCCTGATGTATTTTCACAGGTGAATTTTATGAGACAATGTGAGATGCACATGATTTAATGGCTCATATGCATTGATCTCGCATTAATGGAGGGCATTTTCCAAGTGAACCTAACTCGATGAACTCCAATTGGAATTGATACCAACTGCCAAGGGCCCCAGTAGCAAATACAATGAACTCTTGCGGTCAAATTTTCGGTGGACTTTAATCGCCTACTTGGGATTTTCTTATTGGTTGTACAAAAGAAAGCGCGTGGAAAAATTATGACCAAAACTTTGGCCATGACCACAAGTTTCACACTCAAGCACAGGTGCCGTTGAACTCctataaaatttctttaactTGCAAAAAGGATGTTAACTCCAAAGTGCGATTCATATAAAGTTTGGTCACTCGAATCTGCAGTCATGAAAAAGGAAGCACTGTGGGTGTTTGTGGTGGTTTGGGGTATTGCATGTTTATGTGGCTCTCATGGGTGTCGAGAGCAAGAAAGGGTTGCCCTCTTAGCGCTCAATGCCACATTGAACTTGACATATGGGGTGGACGCCGGGGGATCATCTTTCAATTGTTGCAGCTGGCAAGGTGTTGAGTGCAACCCCACCACAGGACGAGTCACTCAGCTAATGCTTTCCTCTTCAAGATATGACCGTTTCGGCTCCAAAATTTGGTATCTAAACGCTTCTCTACTTATTCCCTTTCAAGAACTCAAGAGCCTTAACTTGTCCTCCAACTATTTAG
This genomic stretch from Eucalyptus grandis isolate ANBG69807.140 chromosome 3, ASM1654582v1, whole genome shotgun sequence harbors:
- the LOC104429424 gene encoding receptor-like protein 9b, producing MAGGKRRLNSRRNGGGGSGTDGSGSFNQSSSESGGDGCGGRRWRGGGFDASTSIRAGLSVEGGVLSNWHYSTSCQDLVFGPSTSYHCFGSKTWYLNASLLLPFEELKSLDLSFNYLGGWIAPEEPHLLSSRRSKLEVLDLRGNFMDHYILSILDTIPSLQHLILRKSNLSGTLHVDGAFSNLMELDMSYNAIDAVAIAEGGFNNLKELGRSGNPVNVAAIAEGIKNLSHLENLYLDDVHLKDVGTIVRALGALSSLKILSLQDNTLEGTITTQDFHNFSKLEQLILDHSSLNTTMGILYSLGPLTSLRLLSSYNTGLNDKLSDQSLCNLVKLKELDLSSNRITGFKVTSLGFLNHQYDLRTIDLSSNDILGPFLAWLLENNTKLENLFMANNLFAIVEVPLMTLRNLSMMDMSNNDMRGELTTEFCLNFPNLSNLNLSANKLEGNIPYELLPRVIANMSRLALLDLSKNKLNGLIPQGLFNHPRLEYLALSDNNLSGSLPSSFIGPELTHIHLNGNKLNGSIVHLLPNSSNLVTLDLSENEFFGSIPYWLGNLSQLSILLLRGYADKVASTWLSYIESPSIPYVSTIRSHTRYDHDRFLVKEAWQIPHIVGFTAKRRFYAYKGYALLNMVGLDFSCNQFSGEIPPEIAISQDMIVLNLSHNKLTGHIPMSLSNLTQIESIDLSYNNLTSSIPEELTRLNFMGVFNVSYNNLSGAIPNKNQFGSFDESSYYGNHLLCGLLLSNDCSTTINVNCSATKSHGKAKEDGFIDGETFYISFGMSYMTVLLDGLHPVSTFGDTNGENKMEFSQPFILCGSKDSQIVAYVDEGPSSVDQANISYEYHSDFVLGDSSHRGLGYCNEYDAAPTGIEASSGKMENQEESQSGMSSPEQEVDYRESFDSGAAEKGAQLLS